CATGCCAAATCGATCGTCGAGTCAAGTATCAAAACGGGGTGATCTGAGAGGCAATCGTTGAAATCAGCGTTGTTGATCAATCCAAGAGATGGGATCTTTAGTTCCGTATCCGAAAGTGATATTGGAAAAATGGGACACTCACGCCATATACCTGGTGCATAACATAATCCCATATTAGGAGGTAAGATGAATGATTTTACGGTTTCGGGATCCGGTTTACCATCTGTATCCGAGTTCGTCGTCAGCAAGTGTTAGAATTCAGGCGGGACTGTACTGTCGATGTGGCTCACCTGGtgcatcttcagctactATAACTAAGAATTCACCGCCTGTCTCCAGGGTTTCTTCACTCTTTCCTGCCCACTGTTGATTCATGGATATCAGCAACAACGTCATTATCTACAGAACAATATAAACCACTCACTTCAGCTTTGCCCATGGGCAAGAAAGTTTGACTTGTAAATGGATGCCTTTCCAAATATCTGATATCGAATacttttcctctttccaaACCTACTTTTTTCGTAGCTCTGAAAACGGAGATGCCGGTGATGGCTCCAGTTTCTTCAGGATAAGTTGAGATAACAGGTGCTAAACAATTGTTTTTGGTGGTTTTACCATCTGGAGATGACTCGGAATCTTTGtgagtagaagaaggtgaagtggtgatgatgtgaCCGAAAGTAGAGAAGTTTTCAGGAGTGATCAAGACTGGCTCAGATACCGAGATTGACCCATTCGTAAGCGATCTTTGAGACTGAGGAGGTTTTGATGATAAGACACCGTTGGCTTGAATGATTACTTCAGGTGAGACCAGAGTAGCGTTCAAATGAGCAGTAGCAGGGTGGGGGACTAGTGCCGTCAATGTCGTTTGTGAAGGGACGGTTTTGGGTGGGAACGGCGGAATCTGTATGTAAGTAGAAATCGATGGTGCGACTTTCTCAACATAGGCTAAACTAGATGGATCGGGTGTACCGCGCTCAACGATAGCGTATTCAAGATCCTAAATTTCAAACGTTAGCGCTCAGACCTCGGATTCAGAATAGGAAGAGTGGAGTGCATATGTCAGCAACTGAAAAGATAACTTACACCACCAACAGTGAAGAGCGAGTGATCTATGTGCATTGACGCCAGTCAGTTCCTCTTTCATGTCACACTTATTGGAACAGGATTGTATGGATTGTATCACTCACGCCATGTACCGGCATCGAAGGAAACTCCTTGAGCAGCGGTAGCCAAGAATGCTCTAACAGTTTTTAGATCGGGTTTATCATCTGTACCATTCAGTGCGACTACGACGATATAAGATCCTGGAGGTGGTGAATTCGCAGATCGGCCCAGTGGGATGAAAGCTTGAGTTGTGTAAGGGTGTCTATATTATTCGAGTCAGCTTAACAGTATCTAGGACGGCGTGGAAAAAGGATATCTACCTTTCCAAGAGATCGATTTTGAACTTAACCCCCTCAGAGATATCTAACCTGTTTGCAGTTTTGACACTACCCACAAATACACCTCCTGGTTTTCCTACTCCATCAGGATATGATTCGTTGATTTTACCCATTCGATGGAATTTAAACGCTGTACCTTGATTGGCCATAGTTACAGGGATACCTTTTGGTGCTGAAGTAGGTAATGAGAATCCTTGTATCACCTGTCCGAACGATTTGAATGCTTCTACTGTTAATGGCAGGACTGGTAAGGCAAGTTCATCTTTAGGCGTGATGGttgctgaaggtgataatggatATCCAAAGATTCGTACTCTTTTACTGCCTCCATCGGGATAAATCGTGTATCGGATATGACTCCATACGCTACCTTCTTTCACGCTTCGCTCAATATCGAAATAATGTTGTCTGTGAGGACCAAGAGGTTTCTTCTCGACTATAGTCGTCCATTCTGCATTCAGTATATCTGTGTCGTTGGTGATGTATGTAGCTTCGATTGCACATGCCTTTTAGGGTGATCCATCAGCTAAATCTGAACATTGCGATTTCGGGGTTAGAGGATATGGACATGATAACGCAGAGTTCGCCTATAATGAGGTTGTTCTATAACGAGGTGCTCGACTCACAACAGGATAGTTTCCAGGATGGAAAGCAgtatcaacttcaacatAACTGATCAAACCTTCCACACCTAATTTAGCTATaacccattctttcctttcttggtTCGCCAATGGACCAGAGGAAGAGTATTTTCCACGTTGATGTTGTGATCTTCTAGTCTCCCATCCATCAGACATATCGATTCCTCTACCGGGTAATAACAAATTTTGAGGTGGAGAGAAATTCGCGTCTGAACACGAAATTATCCTCCCTCCTATCAAAGGAGACAATAAATCGATAGCTTCAGTTGATTTGTAGTTTTCAGGTAGGGTAGTTGGTATTTCAAGTGAAGTTGGAATTCCAAATGCTCTGAACCTAGCCTAAAAAAGCGTTTCGCAAGAATGAAGAGTCAGTGGGTTTCAGTTCTTGTTCGTAtcacatatcatcatcaaaatggAGTGATCCGAACTGACCATACCTCCATCAGGCATCATTCTAACCATCAATACACTCCATTGACCTTTTTTGCCTTCTTGATCAAGTTCGAATATGTGTCTACTGTTAGGTCCCAGATCTACGACCGGTAAGATCTCTTCCCAGCCTTCAGTAAAAGGTGTAATCTTCCCCGGCttgttctttgatttcaaGGAAGAGATAGTAGAAGACGATAGAGCGAAGATCTGAGATTGAGGTGCTTCATTCCCGCTGAAATGGGATGTATCAATATCCACATATGAGATTGAACTTGAAGGTGTAGCGAGACGAATAATGACCCTATGAATTCATGTCAGGTAAGCTACTACTGTTGCGCATACACAAAGAGGTCATCATTGGTGTCGAGAAGGCAGAAAGAGTTGAGGTCGGCATATTGATTGTAGGGctagaaagagaaatggcTACACGTACCAGTCAAATTCAGGATTATGTCTTCTAGATTCCCATCCATCGTATAGAGCCCCATTGGGTCCAAATTGACCTTTGAGAGAGATTGATGGCTATAGCATAAGGGATCAGCAACTTACTCAAATATAGACATGCCTCATCTTTCAACCAGTATATAATATTCTTATATATATCTCCTCTGCTTAGCCTGTTTACAATGAAAATCACTCACGCCGGGtttgatcaaattctcctttgcagcgaagaaatcatcagaGCACGCAATGACTTCACCTCCCAGCGCAGCTGAGGATACCTCTAACAAGTTAATGCACATACAGCAATCAGCCAACCACCTCCGGTCCACGAAGTTTCGGATAGACAGAGCAAATAGGTTAGAGGCACTCACCGACGTAGTTTGATCTAACGGTagaatcaaattcttctAATGGAATTTGTTTTGGTGTATATGACATTGTGGATGTTTGTTTTGTCGACGGTAAGATGTCGTTTTCCTGTGCTTCGGTGTCACAATGTGCTTTAGTTGGTTGATATGCGTACTCCTACGTGTACTGGTATGCGTTTTCGAATGACTTTGCAATGACTCGCTTCAGTTCGAGGATACGTTGCAACGATGGTAAGAGTGGTATCTTATCGCGCCGAATGGGAGAAGGAACCGATCAAACCGGAATTATCTCGTATCATCGGTTAGATGCGGTCCGAAAAATGACATGTTAGATGTATTCAATTCAATTGGCAGACTGCACAAAGTAGATTGCTGGCACAGTATAGTGCTCAGCTCATGAGAATATGATCTGTGAAACTGGGCCACGTCTAGAGGAAGGTGCAAGCTGGGCATGTATTGTCGTGTCCTTGTGGGTGATAGGTTCCGGTTAAGGCGACCTGTGATAGATTCTGAGCCTTTGTCGGGCGTATGTGCTATCTGGACGGAACTCATCATAGTAACGTGTCCGTGAACAATGCATAAGAAAGTTTCAAATCCGATCGTCAACGTTCGACGTGAACATTTCATTGATAAACTATAGAACATCTAAGGGAAAGTCCGTAATTTCAAAGCACTTTTTAGGCTCATCACCTAGGTAAAAAGGTGAGAAGAGGATTAAGCGAATATGCCAAGTAATCCAGCTACGAAAAGGAGAGCACCAGACGGGATAGTAACGAGTTGACCTGCGGAAGTAGATCCAGAAGATGCAGCGGCCTACGTTTCGGGGCATATTAGCTGAAGCTGCAGACGGGACATAGAAGAGACAATAATACAATAATCAAGCAGGTATGAGAAACTCACAGAACTAGCAGCTGCTGAAGTTTGAgatcctgatccagcagCAGTGGTTGATGCACCTCCAGTTGGGGAAGCTGTAGTGACAGCTGTAGTGGTGAGTGAAGCGGTTGAAGTGGCACTGAGAGTACTGTATGGttgaagatcaaaatcagctaAGCGAACCGTTTTATGATTACCACAAGTATCAAGACAGGGAAAGGGAAGGTACAtgatctttgattttgagaatTGGACCGTACGAAAGTGACTGAATAACTCACGATTGTCCTTCCTTGACTTCAAATTGATTACTCTGAGCTAAAATACCATTATCTGAAGAACCCAAGAAAGAGATTTGATATCCTTGTCCAGGCGAGATATCTTTAGAAGGAGTGTAGATGAACGACTTTTCAGAAGTCATGACATCTTTTTGAATGACTTGTTTGGCTGACGAGCCAGGTTGTGAGATGTAAATTGAGAAGTTTCCAGGGTCAGTGGAAACGGACTAACACGGGAACAGTGTGGGTGATAGGTTGGCAGATGGTTGATGGTTGATTCATGAGGAGATGTTTTGATCAGAAGCAGTCCAGGATGCGGACAGGAGGGGTAATCATGAGCATCGCATAGTGAGACGGCGCAAAAGAATGGTAGGCAAGTGTGTTCAAGCGGGTTGTCATGCGGATATGTCATATCGGTAGGAAATAGAAAAGGGGATAAAGcaatatcagtatcatgGACAGCTTCCATATCATCGATAGAAGTTCACTTACGTCCCACTCGATCATTTGAGAACCGGAGCTTGACCATCCTGTCGAGTTGTTTGGTGTGGTGATTTGGATAGCTTGAGCTGCAATAGCGAGAAGAGCGAAAGGAAGTAAAATTTTGGAAAGCATGATTGTTATTGTCTTTTTCGTGGGAAGTCGATTAGATGATCGTGCAGGTCGTCAGAGTGTGTCGTGTGGAAAGACTGAGTATTATGAATGAGAGTGAAGAGATatgagaaaaagagagacagagatgaaatgaaaggGAATGTAATTATTTGAATGTTTGTTTATAATGGGATTTCTGAATGTCGTAAGAGAGAAAGAATAGTTGAGCACCGCCTATTGACCGGGTCATTGGCTCGTTTCAAAGGAACAGCATTGGTGCATATTCTCACTGCATTTTTTTGTGGTCTATGCATGGATCTCATCTCCTCGCGAACGCCCCTTCGTACAAGTGGACTGACATGGCATGAAATCGTATGCATGTGTcaggaagatggagatcCCGCATACAAGATGACAGAAGCGATGACACAGCCTCACTCGGGCATGTTGGATGGTTAATATACAAGGGATTATGGGTTTTTGATAGGACAGATGACATCGCTTTCAATCCTACGACGGCTATGCAGATGATACCTGTCTCTGTATTGTCTATCATTATCATGGCAACCATATCATTCCACTTTGAATCTCAATTgatatgaatatgaatgATTAGTGAGGAAACCATAAACGCGCTACGGTCAAGGATGAAATGGGAGTGCGACTGGTATGAAATTGCCATTTGCGGTAATTTTCAGTGTCCACTGTGATCTATTTTTGTTtgtgatgagatgtgatgtgaaaaagaaaaggggGGAGAGAGTTGAACCTACGCGGGTCATTCATTTCCATTCGTTTGAGAAACACTTtattcaacatcatatcaCTTCATCGACACAAGTCTCCTTGTATCAGATCAAACTATTATTGGCAGGACAACGAGTGAAGATACACAAAATGAAGCTTTTATCgcttcttctacctttcttACCCATAGGTACGCGTTAttcccttctctccctcCTATCTTCTGAGCGTAGACATCCTTTCTTGCTGACTTTCTGTTCTCTCTGTAGCATTCTCACTCTCTACGATCTACTGGCCGGTGACCAATCCATCAGCGACGAATCCATGGGTGATAGGAAATAACAATTTAGTAGCATGGACAACAGGAGGTGGAACAGGGATTGAATCATTCGATATTCAATTACATAATTCCAATCGATCAATAATGGTCGGTTTCTTGCCTATCGCATTGAGAGTACCGATGGAGAAATTACCTGGGAAGAAAATTTACGGTGGTGAAATCGAAGTTGATTTAGTCAATGGTTTACCTACTGGAGAAGGttttttcttgattttcatgAACACCTATCACGGTGAAGTTTATGCTAAAGTAAGTCGCTTTGTCATTCGCGAGATCTGGATTGACGAAATGGCAAACTGACTCTGTTCGTTTTAGTCACCTAGATTTACAATCTACGACGCTCAACCTGCCAATTACACTGCACCTGGTAAGTTCCATTGTCAACCCATTATTACATTATAATCCTTTTTCGATCAAGCGTTGTTGCGCATTTTACTAACCCGCACTTCTTAGATCTACCAACGGCGACAGTTACAGCATCGCTCACTACCGTTCCTAACCCAACTCAACAATGGGCAATCACACTTAATGGTATTGATCCCGATGCGACTGGCACAGCCACCAACTTGGCAGGCAACGCAGGAAGTGGTACATAATCTGGTTATATTGTTATCTTCAAGTGTATTGTGTACCATCAGCAAGGAGAGCGAAATATCGACTGTGTGCGTAACATATCGGAATGTTGGATGTCGAGAAAGGATGTGAAAGGAAGGGGATGTTTTACGGACAATTTTACCATTTTTGCCATACCCATATCAACATACATTTTCAAATTATAGAGGACATGCTCTGCGTTATATCTATAACAAGAAATACTACGATTCACTTCTTATGATCACATGATGAAAGCTATCTACACTACACATAGGACCTCTTCACTTGTCGAACTCTTTTACCGAAGTCCTTCGGGTTGTGCGTTACTCCAAGAGCGATCGCTGGTCATTGTCACGCACCGGGTTGTGCTTGATTATACCAAGTAGCACATTTCACACCTAAGTCTCACTAACAAGATCCTAGCAATATAAGAAGGGTCAGTTTGTCCGCTGACTCGATAGGTAGGAGTTGCTGCTTGTCGTGAAACTTAATCGAAAGTGTCCTAAGAGACTGCTTTAGGGATGAGTGGGGGGCGGAAGGAGCAGGGGGAAGgtaggagcaggagcaggggggatgaaagaggaattgtAAAAAGGGGGAGATGGGGAAGTGAGAAGATGTAAGGGCGTAAGCAGGTAAAGTGTCGGCTGTTGCAATCTTGTAGAGTGATACAGATCTATGATCTCTGTCGTGGGAGAAGGATTCCTCGGGACGTAAACAGACACTCTTGACCGATGATCGTATATGCCTGGACATGCAGTACAGATACGCACATATACTAAGTACGTCCGCGGTTCTCCTTAGCCCACGACGATCATTATGGTCTAGTATTTTTTCAAATGTTTCAAAAACCCTTGCGATAATGGATAACGTATTTCCTGATAACGAATATACAATTGAGCAGGCTACGTAGGATGACAAAGTCGATTTAAAACGATAGGTAACAATGCATGGATCAAACACTCCAACTAGGCAATTTGCTTACATGTTCAATTCTATTACCATTATCCTTTTCCGACTACAAACATGAGGCTATAACGAGACATATGTGATTATACTGAATTGTTTATTAACCATCAACCCCCATGAGATGACGAGCCCTAAATCTTCTCATCGACAGATCCCACGGCGGTCTTCTCTCCCTCGGAAGGTTGGAGGACACCAGCTTGTCTAGCGGGATCGGCGAACACTCGAGTAGGTTCATTGAGATGTCTGAAGCATACTGGGAGAATAATAGCACAGATGAAACAAGCCACAGCGAGGGCGACGTAAGGCCAGATAAGGTAAGGGTCTTGAATAGCGTTCGCGCAAGCTAAACCGATAGCGGCTGAAATGGCAGAGGAGAAAAGACAAAGGGCATAAACCAATCCCTTCATCCTTGCTGGAGCACGAGTATAAGCCAACTCGTATCCTGTTACCATGACGAAGATTTCACCGATACCAGGAACGATTTGAAGTGGTGCCAGAGCCCAAATGGATATAGATGAAACACCATCTTCACATGTCGAAGCTGCGTAACCACAGGGAGAAGTGTTGTATACTCTCCATTGAATAACGGCACCGTAAATCATGTTGATACAGCCGAGCATGAAACCGATCGATAATCGAGTCATGGGTTTTAATGGATATCCAATCTTCTCAAAGAATGGGTAGAAGAAATAAGTGATGATTGGAGTGAAGACGATAATGGATAGAGGGTTCAAGTTATCGATGAGATCGTTGGGAGCATTGTTGAGTGTGACTGACGAAGACAAGTTGTTCTCTTGAGCACCGATACCACCGTCGGCCATGATGAAAATAGGTGTGAGGAGGAAAACGACACATGCAGATAATGATTGTCTCATTTCATCAACGAATAAATCGTCCCAACTGATTCTGGATTTATCGATTGAACCGTTTTTAGCGATGAGGTTTGAAGGTTTAGCTCGATTCCAAAATTTGTCACCTCCCCAAATATGTTTCCAACCTCCGTCGGCCAAACAAGTTTTGATGACTCGGAAAGCTTCGAGCGTGACTGAACCTTGAGGAGGAGCTTTATAAAGTCGTTTGtaacagatgaagaggacAAGAGGCATGACCATGTAGACGAGACCTGGTACCAAGAAAGCTAGCCAGAAACCGACGAAACGAGACGAGTATGATGAAGCGATGGCGAAGAAACCACCAACGTTGATACAGAAGTAAAAGACAAGGAGGTATCGCTGAACGGTAGTTTGAGGATCGACAATAactttttcacctgaagGTAATGTTTTGAGAGTAGGCTTTTTGACTGGGATTTGATCACACATCAATGTCGCCAAACAAGGCTTGATGAATCCAGAGGCGAATGATAAAATGTATAATCCTAAAAGGAATGGACCGATGGCGTGACCACCGTGGATGACATTGGGGATGGCACCAATGACCAATAACAAGTGGGCGGCGATACCGACACCAGTTCCAACAGCGATGGTCTTGAATCGACCCCATTTGGTGTCGGCGACAATACCACCCAAGATAGGGATGACATAGGcgaggaaagtgaaagcgTTGTAAACAGCTGTTGTAGTGACGGAACCTTTACCCAAAGCACCAGCGGTTTGATTTTCACCGGCTTCTCCTGGAGCGACAGCTCCAGCACCGTTACCTCCTTTAGGAAGTGGTCGGTTGACGAAATTCTTGGTAATAGTTGAACAACCGATGTATGAAGCCTAGATTACAGGTCAGCGACGCAACCACACTACAGGCATCTTCTCCACTCACCCGCTCGGCCAATTCCACGGCACACAACAAGACACTAACCCACTTCATCTTGGCGGGAATCCTACATATTCGTCAGCGCATATACGTACCACACTGAGCAGACTCACTTTCTCAAGGTAGAGAACTCCTCATCTGTGGGCTCAACGTCATCAGTGACGTAGTCGAGAGCACCAGTAGCAGCGACAGCGATCTCAGGATCGAGCGAAGTCTTGTCCTTGTGCATATCGTTGGGAGTAGTGGTACTGGCGGGAAGACCAGTGGGTGGGATAGGAGCTGACTCCATGTCAAGGATAGGTTGTTGGGAAGCTGTATTTACGAGTTCAGCAACGACATGATTAGGTACGAAGGTACGAAAGAAGCTTAAAATCCTTACCCATTTTGCATTCAAGGCTTTTGTTTCGTCAAGTGGCAAAACGATTATTGAGGGAAGATTAGAGATCAGTAAATTTCAAGTGGTCTTTGTCTTGATCTTTATGTAGAAAGCAGGCATCTATCTCGGTCAGATTGATTTACGAGTCAATCCGTTATCAGCACGACATCGTTGGCTCCACCTGGTAATATCCGACAGCATCCGCATGGTTCGCCATTTGGACTGTCTCTGATAGGCTACCTCATTCAAAGACAGCGTCTTCCGAGTCGATTCATCTACTTTACCATTCAGAACTTCACCCCATATGCCGTATCCAGAACCTCATGGCGACAAAAGTCAATTCCCTTGAATGGGCCCATGTGTAAGGCTTTTTTGTTGTCGGTCGGGTGGAGTCGTCTAGGTCAAGATGTATTTTTTACGCTGAAGTTGTACTTGTAAAGCGAATTTGGTTTAGTCGAAACGAAATATTTCCGAGTGATGAAATAGGGTCATATAAGGGTTTCAAGCGAAACGAGCTGAAACCGCATGGTCTTGACAATCACCATAGCTAATAATTCCTTTTACGTTTCTGCATGTGCTCTGTGATCTTCTGGGTTTGACGCCTTGCCATTTCATTCCAGCTGGACACTTGGTGCCAAGGACTGTGTGATTCCAAATATAGCGTCAACTTTATATTTCAGCATGCCGAAGAAGTTTCGCTCAGCGCTCGTCCACTCGAATCTCGTCGTAGTGCAATCCAATCAACTTCGCCTCAAGCGATGGGCGCGGGCGAGGAGGAATATACCAAAGCATAGTCCTAGTAAGCAGGACACGCCGTGCCATGAATACTCAGTGAGAGATGCAACATTTTTCCGAAGAGATCAGTAGAAAAAATGGGTGGCAAATGCTTgaaaaaagctaaaactTTCAGGTCGCGTAGCTTAACTGCCTTAAACGTAAAGTCCGGACAACAAAAAGTCCGGGACAACAAAGCAAAATACAGGGGTGAAACCTTTAACATAATCCCGACCGCATGGGTCATCAGCGCATGCGGACTTGTAATGTTAACGTTATTTCCTCTCGGGTGGCGCCCAAATCTGATCGAGTGGCACTCGGACATACTGTGATGCATATGTTCCTCTGGCACCTCAGTATGTTCGAGTCACCATATGGTAATTTATGCTAAATTCACATTACATGTGTATTCTTATTGAAATATATATTTATCTGCAACAGCTGATTCGTTGAGGTTGCTTAAAATAGATATGGATATCCATCTTGGTACTGATTATGATAACATGACTGATTGCGCGATCAAACATCATTCGCCAGATTGACTTCACATGCTTGCGACCCACATTGAAATTCGACCCACATTGAAAGAGCACGAGGTGCATTGATACCGCATGTACACTAGGTGACGTCAACGGAATCACCTGATGATCCCTGCCCATGTAAACAATACCGAGTCCTGTCATACGATATGCAATCGGTAGCTCGGTCTGGAGATAAAAGCAAACTCAGATGTTTCGGGGATTCCTCCATTCTATTCATAACTTGCAACTAACTCGGGAATAGCTTCTGATGCTTGTTTGTGCCTTATTGCAACCCCTTCATCTGAGtaagctgatcttgaagtTTGGTTAAGAGAGATTAGCCCGTCGTGAATGCCTGATTGGACCAAGTTTTAGGTTGAACCTATGAGAGGATCCACTTTGGGCATCCTGGAAAAGCCAGACAAAGCGATTGTCAGTGTAGATCATGGAGAGGTCAAAACAGCAAATTATGTCTAAGTCGGTGCATAAGCATTAAAAGTGATAAACAACctatatgtatatatatatatggtaCTTTTTGTAACAAACTCCTCATCCGCACCATCCAATGCAAGTCAACTAGGTCACAACCCAGTCTCTACATAATAGAAGCCCAGATCTTTCCTACAATAGTCTTGGGAGGCTCTTCCTCGTATGACTCAGCTTCGATGACATCCAAACCAGATACAAAGTCCATTTCGGTTGATCGAACGAATCGAGTCTTCTTGATGAACTTGTAACCAACCCACAAAATAGGGAAGAGCCACAAAGGAAGGTAGTTGGTGATGAATGTGGCGGCGTCAAATCCGGTATCTGATTTGAGGAATACGTTCCaagctgagaagaagaggatgatactgatcaaaACAATGGCGTACTTTGCGGCGAAAGCGTGGTAATTGAGTCTGGCAGTGtaaggaagagatgatttgggaattccttgatctctAAGACCCTTTTCGAATCTGATGTAGGTGAAACAGATACCCCACCATGTCATAAGACCAGCGGCAGCTGTCAAGTTGGCAAAGTAACCGAACACTTTACCGGCGGTAGATTGAAGGGACATGTAGGCAAGAGCACCGAACATGGcacagaagatgatggcgACATAAGGAAGACCATTCTTGGTGGTTCGTGCAAAGATCTTGGGGGCTTTTCGGGAGATGGCAAGACCGTAGATAGCTCGGGAAGAGGTGAAAAGATCGGAAGAAGCAGCGGACCAAGCGGAAGTCAAAAGACAAGCGTTGATGATACTGGGGAGAGCGGGGATACCGGCTTTTCTGATAGCGATGACGAAAGGAGAGGCAAGAGCGGTACCAGAGTTAAGAGCGAGACCTTCTTCGTTGGAGGGAACAAGGATACCAATGATGAAAGTACCACCAAGGTAGAAGACCAAGATTCGGATGTAAActttcttgattgatcggGGAAGATTTCGTCTGGGGTTCTTGGCTTCACCGGCAGCGATGGCAACGATTTCAGTACCGATATAAGAGAAAGCGGCTTGGGTGAGAACTGCCCAGAAACCGAGGAATTTACCGAGAGATCCTTGGATACCAGAGTATTGAACAAAAGGTCCAGGGTCTCTCCAGTATCGGAAACCGGTGGTCTCGTGGTTGGGACCACCACCAGcggagatgatgataccgAGGATGATTAAACCGACAATGGTGAGGACTTTGATAGAAGCGAACCAGAATTCAGCCTCTCCGTAAGCACCGGCACCAAGAAGGTTGatgacaacgacaacgatAAGACAAATGGAGATCCAAAGAGCGTTGTTGATTGTTTTGTTCcaaagattgatcaagacGGCAGCGGCGGAAAGTTCGGCGGGAAGAATGATAACCCAGTTGTACTAGTAAAGGGGTTAGCAAATAATCGATCGACAACTCGATCGAGTGACTCACCCAATAGTTCCATCCCATTGTGAAAGAAAGAGCGGGATCGACGAATCGCTCAGCGAGTTTGATGTGACCACCGGGGataggaaggaaagagatcATCTCTCCGAGGGAAATCTATGAAACGATCAGTGAATGCAGCCAGGAGCCAAAACGTGGTGGCACTCACCATGACTGAATAACAGATACTACCCATCAAGGCGTAACCCAAGAAAAGACCAAGAGGACCACCGTGGGCTAATGCA
The window above is part of the Kwoniella shivajii chromosome 6, complete sequence genome. Proteins encoded here:
- a CDS encoding allantoicase — encoded protein: MSYTPKQIPLEEFDSTVRSNYVEVSSAALGGEVIACSDDFFAAKENLIKPGPSISLKGQFGPNGALYDGWESRRHNPEFDWVIIRLATPSSSISYVDIDTSHFSGNEAPQSQIFALSSSTISSLKSKNKPGKITPFTEGWEEILPVVDLGPNSRHIFELDQEGKKGQWSVLMVRMMPDGGMARFRAFGIPTSLEIPTTLPENYKSTEAIDLLSPLIGGRIISCSDANFSPPQNLLLPGRGIDMSDGWETRRSQHQRGKYSSSGPLANQERKEWVIAKLGVEGLISYVEVDTAFHPGNYPVACAIEATYITNDTDILNAEWTTIVEKKPLGPHRQHYFDIERSVKEGSVWSHIRYTIYPDGGSKRVRIFGYPLSPSATITPKDELALPVLPLTVEAFKSFGQVIQGFSLPTSAPKGIPVTMANQGTAFKFHRMGKINESYPDGVGKPGGVFVGSVKTANRLDISEGVKFKIDLLERHPYTTQAFIPLGRSANSPPPGSYIVVVALNGTDDKPDLKTVRAFLATAAQGVSFDAGTWHHSLFTVGGDLEYAIVERGTPDPSSLAYVEKVAPSISTYIQIPPFPPKTVPSQTTLTALVPHPATAHLNATLVSPEVIIQANGVLSSKPPQSQRSLTNGSISVSEPVLITPENFSTFGHIITTSPSSTHKDSESSPDGKTTKNNCLAPVISTYPEETGAITGISVFRATKKVGLERGKVFDIRYLERHPFTSQTFLPMGKAEWAGKSEETLETGGEFLVIVAEDAPDGKPDPETVKSFILPPNMGLCYAPGIWHHPVLILDSTIDLACIETQIATGLHDSDERDCELLSWEGTEIFGQVSVPL